From the genome of Halobacteriovorax marinus SJ:
GATCTAAGGCCTTCCCTCTTCCCGAAGGGGCCAATGAATTGGAGTTCATTCACATGAATTTCATCGAAGAGGGAAATTCTAAAAAAATGCAAAATGTCTTTTCTAAAGACTCCCTAACTCTTGGTCTACACACCTGTGGAGCACTTGCAAACTCTGTTATTGATACTCATATTAAAATGCAAACAAAGTCACTTTTAAACTTTGGATGCTGCTATCTAAAAATGAATGCCATGAGAGATTGTAATCTTTCTAATTACGCTAAGAAAGTAAACTCTCTTAAACTTACTAAGTGGTCTCTTACTCTGGCCTCCAGAGGCTATACAACAATGAGCTTTAAGCAATATTTACTTAAAGAGAGAGTTAAGGCCTTTAGATACACTTTACAACTTCTCTTAAATCAAATTCATGGAAAATCGCACTTTGTCTCAGTGGGAGACTCTCATCAAAGAGAGTATTGGGGAGACTTTTCTAGCTACGCCGAAAAGAAACTTAAGAGCTTAGAGATCTCTCACAACTTTAGTTCTAAAGAGCTAGATGATTTCTTTGAAAATAGTGATCATAAAAGAGTTGTGAAGCGAATGTATTTAGCAAATATACTTCGTTGGCAATTTGGCAGAATTCTTGAGCACTATATTCTTACTGATCGCTGTATACTCTTGGAGGAATCGGGACATAAGGTCCAGATGAAGGAACTCTTTGACGAGTCCCTTTCACCTAGAAATATTGGAATTTTTTCTACTCTATCTTAAAAAGAGCATTTCATAATATGTTGGCAGTGGCCAAAGCTCATTTGGAATAAGATCTTCCACTTCATTACAAGACTGAGCAAGTTTCTCCGAGAGAGGGAAAATATTATTCGCAATCTCAAGTGAATTCTTAGCAGCATCACCATTGAGTGCAGAACATGCGCTTGTTAAATTCATCAGATTTGCGTAGAGACTCTCAACTGTGAAGTTAAGCTTCTTATACATTTCAACTTCTACAGAAGACTCTAGTCCAATTTCTTTTTGAACTTTTATCACTTTCCCAAGTCTCTTCTTATATTCTAGAGTGGCTGGAAGTACATTCTTCTTAACAATATCCATTTGAGTTTGGAATTCAATTTCTCTTAGAGTGTTATAATTCTCAACAAGGACATTGTACCTCATTTGAAGTTCATTCTTTCTAAAGATACCTTTTTCCACCATATACTTAGTTTGCTCATCATCAAGTAGAGCGCCCAGAGCGTCTGCTGTAGTTCTTAAATTAGGAAGACCTCTCTTCTTAGCTTCTTCAACCCACTCCTGTGAATATCCGTCACCGTTGAAAATAATATTCCATGAACTTTGAAGCCATTTCTTTGTTAACTTCATGAGTGCAGCCTCTACAGAGCTGGCCTTAATTTCTTTTTCTAGAAATTCAATAGACTCTTCAAAAACTTCAGTTACTGCCGCGTTGAGAATACTTAGAGGAAAACTAATTGATTGAGATGACCCTACAGCTCTAAATTCAAACTTATTTCCAGTAAAAGCAAATGGAGATGTTCTATTTCTATCAGTATTGTCCATCATTAAGTTGGCCAATTGATTTGCACCGAGATCCAATACGACTTTACCTTCTTCACTCACCGTCTCACCGTTTTTAATGGCCTCAAAAATTTTCTCTAAATTTGAACCTGTAAAAACAGAGATAATCGAAGGAGGAGCTTCATTAGCACCTAAGCGGTGATCATTACCCTGTGAAGAGATGGCCATACGTAGAAGTTTTGCTCTTCTATAAACTGCTTCAATAACTATTGAAGTCACTGCAAGGAATTTAATATTCTTTTCAGGCTTATTTCCTGGCTCTAAGAGATTCATTCCATCATCAGTGGCCATTGACCAATTGATATGTTTTCCAGAACCATTAATACCTGCAAATGGTTTTTCGTGAAGAAGAGCAATGAAGTTATGCTTTTCTGCTACTTCTTTAATCACTGCCATCACTAATTGATTATTATCTGCGGAGACATTGGCCTCTCTAAAAATTTGCGCAATTTCAAATTGCCCTGGAGCAACTTCATTATGTCTTGTCTTAGCAGGAATTCCTAAGCGGTGTAATTCATAATCAATCTCTTCCATACAAGAGAGCACTCTCTCAGGAATACGACCAAAGTAGTGATCATCTAATTGTTGGTTCTTATGCGATAGTGAACCTAAGAGAGTTCTTCCCGTCATAACAAGGTCTGGTCTAGAAAAATAGAACGCCTTATCTACTAGGAAATACTCTTGTTCAGCACCACAAGTAACACTGACTTTCTTTGTATCTGTGAAACCAATGAGGTTCATAAATTTCGTGGCCACATC
Proteins encoded in this window:
- a CDS encoding methyltransferase, with product MNYKEHFDRLIEFLLPYEGMWNSEILEDYPRTMDAYPSAWLDDLERLSKEDLWLFDCKAHTDKLKDQSLIAFMNELSEHTSLDKFSYKVERDFPDWAFRKVKEKKRHEITLITAFLNELEKSSPHSHTIDIGGGVGHLARVLAHYYGIKTKTIDINKEFQEIGLKRSKAFPLPEGANELEFIHMNFIEEGNSKKMQNVFSKDSLTLGLHTCGALANSVIDTHIKMQTKSLLNFGCCYLKMNAMRDCNLSNYAKKVNSLKLTKWSLTLASRGYTTMSFKQYLLKERVKAFRYTLQLLLNQIHGKSHFVSVGDSHQREYWGDFSSYAEKKLKSLEISHNFSSKELDDFFENSDHKRVVKRMYLANILRWQFGRILEHYILTDRCILLEESGHKVQMKELFDESLSPRNIGIFSTLS
- a CDS encoding glutamine synthetase III family protein; the protein is MPSKYSRIEAKKFAINRKERTFKRPVDLNGNFQKVSEYYGENVFHYLTAPGIPESIKNELLTVSNSGNKLKKEHADIVAKAVTEWATAKGATHFCHWFQPLTGSTAEKHDAFLDLDGELPIEKLSAGQLMQGEPDASSFPNGGARSTFEARGYTSWDLTSPMFLMDGVNGKTLCIPTAFVSYHGDALDMKTPLLRSVTRLNDVATKFMNLIGFTDTKKVSVTCGAEQEYFLVDKAFYFSRPDLVMTGRTLLGSLSHKNQQLDDHYFGRIPERVLSCMEEIDYELHRLGIPAKTRHNEVAPGQFEIAQIFREANVSADNNQLVMAVIKEVAEKHNFIALLHEKPFAGINGSGKHINWSMATDDGMNLLEPGNKPEKNIKFLAVTSIVIEAVYRRAKLLRMAISSQGNDHRLGANEAPPSIISVFTGSNLEKIFEAIKNGETVSEEGKVVLDLGANQLANLMMDNTDRNRTSPFAFTGNKFEFRAVGSSQSISFPLSILNAAVTEVFEESIEFLEKEIKASSVEAALMKLTKKWLQSSWNIIFNGDGYSQEWVEEAKKRGLPNLRTTADALGALLDDEQTKYMVEKGIFRKNELQMRYNVLVENYNTLREIEFQTQMDIVKKNVLPATLEYKKRLGKVIKVQKEIGLESSVEVEMYKKLNFTVESLYANLMNLTSACSALNGDAAKNSLEIANNIFPLSEKLAQSCNEVEDLIPNELWPLPTYYEMLFLR